From the Sporocytophaga myxococcoides DSM 11118 genome, one window contains:
- a CDS encoding T9SS type A sorting domain-containing protein — translation MKLIFKVVALWCLFTLSGNAQQKIFKPLKEEVYYKVEESWSLSGTYLYAYNKAGDQITKTSKNALGVFISKDSLVYRDDRKLLESYYYIWDPANGKWQPSSKEVNCYNEQGGNCGSSMFLYQNGWVLNSATEEVRSFPQSDEEEVKMRMYESDTKQWNDITKYLIKYDAQRRILSQTYSFIDPVSKNWTYSSRITYNGWLDFENDIHTQKVTEDFKNNAWVVRDSSSYRDFQDLWIETRKVFDTDGSLKETLQISKSKDGNFREVMKASGLGWLLISSWDKVGLKETTVVNTFDGDQLLSSEKSEYDLNNDRKLLHSLNVIKDGTGEVVDYFETDYELIYDENNNLADEIRSWRNKDSDPYKEFQAIVYSDYIELDPVTSIEEKQKDEVYLYPNPNKGLFNIRNLKSDCHMEVINPSGIVVFETDAFQNNIDLSHLSSGIYLVKIINNETVISDKLVIE, via the coding sequence ATGAAATTGATTTTTAAAGTTGTGGCTTTATGGTGCTTATTTACTTTGTCTGGGAATGCTCAGCAAAAGATATTCAAGCCATTGAAAGAAGAGGTTTATTATAAGGTTGAAGAATCGTGGTCTTTATCAGGCACTTATCTTTATGCCTACAACAAGGCTGGGGATCAGATTACAAAGACAAGTAAAAATGCTTTAGGTGTATTCATTTCCAAAGACTCTCTTGTTTACAGAGATGACAGGAAACTTCTTGAATCTTATTATTATATCTGGGATCCGGCAAACGGAAAATGGCAACCAAGTTCAAAGGAAGTTAATTGTTATAATGAACAAGGAGGAAATTGCGGAAGCTCTATGTTCCTATATCAAAACGGATGGGTTTTAAATTCTGCAACTGAGGAAGTAAGGTCTTTCCCCCAATCTGATGAAGAAGAAGTCAAAATGAGGATGTATGAGAGTGATACCAAGCAATGGAATGATATAACTAAATACCTTATTAAGTACGATGCTCAAAGAAGGATATTAAGTCAAACTTATTCTTTTATAGATCCTGTTTCAAAAAACTGGACATATTCATCAAGGATCACTTATAATGGATGGCTGGATTTTGAGAATGATATTCATACCCAAAAGGTTACTGAAGATTTCAAAAATAATGCTTGGGTGGTAAGGGACTCAAGTTCTTATAGGGATTTTCAGGACCTTTGGATAGAAACAAGGAAAGTATTTGACACAGATGGAAGCTTAAAGGAGACATTGCAGATCTCGAAATCCAAGGATGGAAATTTCAGGGAAGTTATGAAGGCTTCCGGTTTAGGATGGCTTTTAATATCCTCATGGGATAAGGTTGGCCTGAAGGAAACAACTGTTGTGAATACATTTGACGGTGATCAGTTGCTGTCAAGTGAAAAATCAGAATATGATTTAAACAACGACAGAAAGCTGTTGCATAGTCTGAATGTTATTAAAGATGGGACAGGAGAAGTTGTTGACTATTTTGAAACGGATTATGAATTGATCTATGATGAGAATAATAATCTTGCAGATGAAATAAGAAGCTGGAGAAATAAGGATTCTGATCCTTACAAAGAGTTCCAGGCAATAGTTTATTCCGATTACATTGAGCTTGATCCGGTGACGAGTATTGAGGAAAAGCAAAAAGATGAGGTTTACTTATATCCTAACCCCAATAAAGGTCTCTTTAATATAAGAAATCTGAAATCGGACTGTCATATGGAGGTAATAAATCCTTCAGGTATAGTTGTATTCGAAACAGATGCTTTTCAGAACAATATAGATCTTTCCCATTTGTCTTCGGGAATTTATTTAGTGAAGATCATTAACAATGAGACAGTCATCAGTGACAAACTGGTTATTGAATAA
- a CDS encoding Crp/Fnr family transcriptional regulator — translation MLKLFLHSLEEKGISISKEDFKTVSERTRTVSIEKGTTFMKQGVPVKRLYFLINGTVRLYVAHEAHETTMDFISWNDFVSTFVYVQNEVPSTVALDALTGVTALYWEKDDIIFLKKNTKVFNHIENVMLDTLLQWNLRREIDFRNLSPEERYLKLYENQPRVVQQVPLKYIASYLGIHQDSLSRIRKKIILKRA, via the coding sequence ATGTTAAAATTGTTTCTCCATTCTTTGGAAGAAAAAGGTATTTCTATAAGTAAAGAAGATTTTAAAACTGTTTCAGAACGTACGCGAACAGTTTCTATAGAAAAAGGTACAACTTTTATGAAGCAGGGTGTGCCTGTTAAAAGACTTTACTTTTTGATCAACGGTACAGTCAGATTATATGTGGCTCATGAAGCGCATGAAACAACAATGGATTTTATCTCCTGGAATGATTTCGTTTCTACTTTTGTATATGTTCAGAATGAAGTTCCTTCAACAGTTGCACTTGATGCATTAACGGGTGTTACAGCACTGTATTGGGAAAAAGATGATATTATATTTCTGAAAAAAAATACAAAAGTATTTAACCATATTGAGAATGTTATGCTGGATACTTTACTTCAGTGGAACCTAAGAAGAGAAATAGATTTCAGAAACCTTAGTCCTGAAGAAAGATATCTTAAGCTTTATGAAAATCAACCAAGAGTAGTGCAGCAAGTACCACTTAAATATATTGCTTCTTATCTGGGAATACATCAGGATAGCCTGAGTCGCATCCGTAAAAAGATTATTTTGAAACGCGCTTAA
- a CDS encoding YciI family protein codes for MKNFIVLLREPDGRRDAHQENEIKTHQLNWKNWLTKYQQEGKLVGGSSLTLKGNLIKGNDAKVTKGLHEVGTEIVGGFLLLKAEDLNEATAIAQTCPIYEFDGYAEVREFKQQ; via the coding sequence ATGAAAAATTTTATTGTGCTTTTAAGAGAACCTGATGGCCGAAGAGATGCGCATCAGGAAAATGAAATTAAAACACACCAACTCAACTGGAAAAACTGGCTTACGAAATACCAGCAGGAAGGTAAACTTGTTGGAGGAAGCAGTCTTACGCTAAAGGGTAATTTAATAAAAGGCAACGATGCCAAGGTGACGAAAGGTTTGCACGAAGTCGGGACAGAGATTGTAGGAGGTTTTTTATTATTAAAAGCTGAAGACCTGAATGAAGCAACTGCTATTGCTCAAACTTGTCCTATATATGAGTTTGATGGTTATGCGGAAGTAAGAGAGTTTAAGCAGCAGTAA
- a CDS encoding DUF4241 domain-containing protein, whose protein sequence is MEFVSHADYNIIFENKEVQGTPVELVEIGYLNAPSGEIIVCDPLVFHDIVPLSRKINPGTYPVKIYVAKTEDAGDRYAVAKLELSNKRAEKWVLALRNDDDVSELKEKGDFFGFPVDAGLGGFMDYNAALQYDKFIEAFVQKNPEGNIYDDFFAAEFKKNSVDQNDPQDYGDWINFQLPDSDLNITMFQSGYGDGVYPAYWGIDKDGQVTSLVIDFLVLLLPDEQ, encoded by the coding sequence ATGGAATTTGTATCCCACGCTGATTACAATATCATATTTGAAAACAAAGAAGTACAAGGAACACCAGTTGAACTTGTGGAAATAGGCTACCTGAATGCCCCTAGCGGCGAAATCATCGTTTGTGATCCCCTCGTATTTCATGATATAGTGCCTTTAAGCAGAAAAATAAATCCTGGTACTTATCCTGTTAAGATCTATGTCGCGAAAACAGAAGACGCTGGAGATCGTTATGCAGTAGCTAAACTGGAACTAAGTAACAAAAGAGCAGAAAAATGGGTGCTCGCTTTGAGAAACGATGACGATGTTAGTGAATTAAAGGAAAAGGGTGACTTCTTTGGTTTTCCCGTCGATGCTGGCCTTGGTGGTTTTATGGATTATAATGCTGCTCTTCAGTATGATAAGTTTATAGAAGCCTTTGTCCAAAAAAATCCAGAAGGTAATATCTATGACGATTTCTTTGCAGCTGAATTCAAGAAGAATTCTGTTGACCAAAATGATCCGCAAGACTATGGAGACTGGATAAATTTCCAACTACCTGATTCGGATCTGAACATTACAATGTTCCAGTCTGGCTATGGAGATGGCGTATATCCTGCATATTGGGGAATAGACAAAGATGGACAAGTCACTTCTCTCGTCATTGACTTCCTGGTTTTATTATTGCCAGATGAACAATAA
- a CDS encoding Na+/H+ antiporter, translating into MHHNLLLILSLLFAVFLLVMLAQKIKIAYPIFLVLAGLAISFIPGIPIIKLEPDLVFLIFLPPLLYEAAWYTSWKDFWKWKRPISLLAFGLVFFTSTLVAYFSSGIIPGFTLALGFLLGGIISPPDAVAATAVLKGLEVPKRVLTILEGESLVNDASSLIVFRFALAAILTGTFSFHEAAAQFFLVASMGVVVGLAGAHIMYVIHRFLPTTPAIDAALTVMTPYILFLTAEQFHFSGVMAVVSGGLFISYRSHEVFTTGTTRINMLGVWVTMIFIMNAVVFILIGLELPEIINGLGEYSIAQGIKYGLLVSGIIILLRFLWVFPATHIPRWLNAEIRKESNPGWKGPLVVSWAGMRGVVSLATALSIPMLMNDGTAFPHRNLIIFITFITIFVTLVVQGLTLPLIIKLIKLKEIDNIIPEDEQQTGINLRLSNVALRRLCDKYALEIQENELVSILKTNLEHEVATSQKRLASLECDTTQIEEREDYRKILLDIYATQRIELFQLRKEKFFSDEEIRKAEIQLDLNEMKVSGAAH; encoded by the coding sequence GTGCATCACAACTTACTACTAATACTCAGTCTTCTTTTTGCAGTTTTTCTCCTTGTGATGTTGGCACAAAAGATAAAAATTGCATATCCTATATTTCTGGTACTGGCAGGTCTGGCAATCAGCTTCATTCCGGGTATTCCTATCATTAAGTTAGAACCAGACCTCGTTTTCCTGATCTTCCTGCCCCCCTTGCTCTATGAAGCTGCATGGTACACTTCATGGAAAGACTTCTGGAAATGGAAGCGCCCCATAAGCTTGCTCGCTTTTGGACTTGTATTTTTCACTTCCACTTTAGTAGCTTATTTCTCTAGCGGTATAATCCCTGGATTTACATTAGCACTAGGTTTTCTTTTGGGAGGAATTATATCTCCACCTGATGCTGTTGCTGCAACCGCTGTATTAAAGGGACTTGAAGTACCAAAGCGTGTCTTAACTATTCTTGAAGGAGAAAGTCTCGTCAATGACGCATCTTCACTGATTGTCTTCAGATTTGCATTGGCGGCAATACTTACTGGTACCTTCTCTTTTCATGAAGCTGCCGCACAATTTTTCCTTGTAGCTTCAATGGGAGTTGTTGTTGGGCTTGCAGGCGCTCATATAATGTACGTCATACATCGTTTCCTTCCTACAACACCTGCAATAGATGCAGCATTAACAGTAATGACGCCATATATCCTGTTCCTCACAGCAGAACAGTTTCATTTTTCCGGAGTAATGGCAGTTGTAAGTGGTGGGCTCTTTATTTCTTACCGTTCACATGAAGTTTTCACTACGGGCACTACCCGCATCAATATGCTTGGTGTGTGGGTTACCATGATATTTATTATGAATGCTGTTGTATTTATTCTGATTGGTCTTGAACTACCAGAAATAATCAATGGACTGGGAGAATATTCAATTGCTCAAGGAATAAAATATGGCTTATTAGTTAGTGGTATCATTATATTGCTCAGATTTTTATGGGTATTTCCGGCAACCCATATTCCCCGATGGCTTAATGCAGAAATTCGCAAAGAATCCAATCCGGGCTGGAAAGGTCCTTTAGTAGTAAGTTGGGCAGGAATGCGTGGAGTAGTCTCTCTGGCTACTGCATTGTCTATTCCAATGCTCATGAACGATGGTACTGCTTTCCCTCACCGCAACCTGATTATCTTTATCACATTCATAACAATATTTGTCACCCTTGTAGTCCAGGGACTTACACTACCCCTGATCATTAAACTCATTAAGTTAAAAGAAATAGATAATATCATTCCTGAAGATGAACAGCAGACTGGAATAAATTTAAGATTATCTAATGTAGCCCTTCGTCGCTTATGCGATAAATATGCTTTGGAGATACAAGAAAATGAATTAGTAAGTATCCTAAAAACAAACCTTGAGCACGAAGTAGCTACCTCGCAGAAAAGACTTGCCTCTTTAGAATGCGATACAACTCAAATTGAAGAGAGAGAGGATTATCGTAAAATCTTATTAGATATTTATGCAACTCAGCGCATAGAACTATTTCAATTAAGAAAAGAAAAGTTCTTCAGCGATGAGGAAATTAGAAAAGCAGAAATACAATTGGATCTGAATGAAATGAAGGTCAGTGGTGCTGCGCACTAA
- a CDS encoding DUF418 domain-containing protein has product MEIPVLKKPTDRLEVIDVLRGIALFGLFSVHMQEHFELFLFPETNSEILKSLDKGVNEMIYFLFAGKSYALFAFLFGLSFFIQMKSQADKGKDFRGRFIWRLLVLGGIGWFHSLVYSGDILTYFFIMGFVLVVMDKVPSRVLIILAVFFLLQTPFVIMVINKTLNHNYQRNPLLVAMDAIYGSSAAVFSKGSLFDVLSFNISEAQKSKWLYMFLYGRVFQTLGLFMIGIVIGRSGFFKTIGNYRKHCQVALVLAAILFVPLYIFNRFYLPEIAPEKTIIESWTIILSSYANFAFVVIIFSSFVLLYQNEAVRKRLDILKYTGRMSLTTYVMQSLVWVPLIYGYGVGLYDSIGFFYSFLLGVVYFVIQLIFSKWWMSRYHYGPLEWLWRSVTYLSLQDVPLRKELARS; this is encoded by the coding sequence ATGGAAATACCTGTTTTAAAAAAGCCAACAGACCGGCTTGAAGTCATTGATGTCTTAAGAGGGATAGCTTTATTTGGACTATTCTCTGTTCATATGCAGGAACATTTTGAATTGTTTCTGTTTCCTGAGACAAATTCTGAAATATTAAAATCATTGGATAAAGGTGTCAATGAAATGATTTATTTTCTTTTCGCGGGAAAGTCATATGCGTTATTTGCTTTCCTTTTTGGATTAAGCTTCTTTATTCAGATGAAAAGTCAGGCGGATAAAGGAAAAGATTTCAGAGGTCGTTTTATATGGAGACTCCTCGTTTTAGGTGGAATAGGGTGGTTTCATAGCCTGGTTTATTCCGGTGATATTCTTACCTATTTCTTTATTATGGGATTTGTACTCGTAGTTATGGACAAAGTACCTTCACGAGTTCTTATTATACTTGCTGTATTTTTTCTTTTACAGACACCATTTGTTATAATGGTAATAAATAAAACTTTGAACCACAATTATCAGCGTAATCCACTTTTGGTTGCAATGGACGCAATTTATGGATCGAGCGCCGCTGTATTCTCCAAAGGAAGCTTGTTTGATGTCCTCTCATTTAATATTTCTGAAGCTCAAAAGTCCAAATGGTTGTATATGTTCTTATATGGACGTGTGTTTCAGACTTTGGGCTTGTTTATGATTGGTATAGTGATTGGAAGAAGTGGTTTTTTTAAAACAATTGGAAACTATAGAAAACATTGCCAGGTTGCTTTGGTACTTGCTGCCATTTTATTTGTTCCTTTGTATATATTTAATAGATTCTATCTGCCTGAAATTGCCCCAGAAAAGACAATCATTGAATCATGGACTATCATATTGTCTTCTTATGCAAACTTTGCTTTTGTAGTGATCATCTTCAGTAGCTTTGTTTTACTTTATCAGAATGAAGCAGTAAGAAAAAGACTTGATATTCTTAAATACACAGGTCGAATGAGCTTAACAACTTATGTGATGCAATCTTTAGTTTGGGTTCCTCTCATTTACGGGTATGGAGTTGGACTATATGACTCTATTGGATTCTTTTATAGTTTTCTTCTGGGAGTGGTTTACTTTGTTATTCAGTTAATTTTCAGCAAGTGGTGGATGAGCAGATATCACTATGGACCATTGGAATGGCTTTGGAGATCTGTAACGTATCTTTCACTTCAGGATGTTCCTTTGAGAAAGGAACTTGCTCGGAGTTAA
- a CDS encoding DUF2752 domain-containing protein, producing MLFKAFNNFYLKYLLAISVIVGGYLFLYVFDHYNNHQHFTLCIFKRITGIPCPGCGMGRATLELMKGDFAEAFLYNILSIPFSILIIISLIWMFVDLFRQKDTFFVYIQKGMKLQYRILIFVVLVMNWIVNIIRGM from the coding sequence TTGCTGTTTAAAGCATTCAATAATTTCTATTTAAAATACCTGCTTGCAATCTCTGTCATTGTAGGCGGGTATTTGTTTTTATATGTTTTTGATCACTATAATAATCACCAGCATTTCACCCTTTGTATTTTTAAACGAATCACAGGTATCCCTTGTCCTGGTTGTGGCATGGGTAGAGCTACACTTGAATTAATGAAAGGGGATTTTGCCGAGGCGTTTCTTTATAATATTCTCAGTATACCTTTTTCTATACTAATAATAATTTCATTAATTTGGATGTTCGTTGACCTTTTTAGGCAGAAAGATACTTTTTTTGTGTACATACAGAAGGGAATGAAATTACAATATAGAATTCTGATATTTGTGGTTCTTGTAATGAATTGGATTGTAAATATTATCAGAGGGATGTAA
- a CDS encoding TM2 domain-containing protein — translation MDQNKVDLFIASMNEKFPAEKLGLIREQLSRLDDSKLAAIQSIQYKNPTTILIVSILIGGLGIDRFMLGQTGLGVAKLLTCGGMGIWWLIDLFLVMGKAREVNYNKLSQVAV, via the coding sequence ATGGACCAAAACAAAGTTGATTTGTTCATTGCTTCAATGAACGAAAAGTTTCCGGCAGAAAAACTAGGCCTCATTAGAGAGCAACTCTCCAGGCTAGATGATAGTAAGCTTGCCGCAATTCAATCTATTCAATATAAAAATCCTACAACTATATTGATCGTATCTATTTTAATAGGCGGTTTAGGGATAGACAGATTTATGTTAGGCCAGACAGGTCTTGGAGTTGCTAAATTACTTACCTGTGGGGGTATGGGCATTTGGTGGCTTATAGATTTATTTTTAGTAATGGGTAAAGCAAGGGAAGTCAATTATAATAAGTTATCTCAGGTTGCTGTTTAA
- a CDS encoding PorP/SprF family type IX secretion system membrane protein → MKILIQFVLSILIINTSVSYAQDVQFSQFYNAPLYLNPAFAGTSHSSRAILNYRNQWPTAGKPFITYAASFDHFFSKYSSGVGLMVMQNKEGTSKLKSTEISGFYSYHIGLNENWTFIPGLQATYVQQSIDYSKVIFPDQYDDNGFIGGTSEPLNLSKRNYFDFSSGGLLYSEVFWFGFSYHHINRPRQSFLDDNTRLPAEMNFHAGARIPIAGSPRGRSTRIEYKEKAFMPSILYKTQGKFDQLDLGINVLLEPVQFGVWYRGLPVKRYESGLTNAEAVIGLIGVVINGFSFCYSYDYVVSRLNKRTGGAHEISLIYIFGEGDQKGKKKTKYKRLPCPSFYKL, encoded by the coding sequence ATGAAGATTCTAATACAGTTTGTTTTATCTATATTGATAATTAATACAAGTGTGTCATATGCACAGGATGTACAATTTTCTCAGTTCTATAATGCACCTTTGTATTTAAATCCTGCATTTGCCGGTACAAGCCATTCATCCAGGGCTATACTCAATTACAGAAATCAATGGCCTACTGCTGGAAAGCCTTTTATAACCTATGCTGCATCGTTCGATCATTTTTTCTCTAAGTATTCAAGTGGGGTAGGGTTGATGGTAATGCAGAATAAAGAAGGTACATCAAAACTTAAATCGACAGAGATATCCGGTTTTTATTCTTACCATATTGGGTTAAATGAAAATTGGACATTCATTCCCGGATTACAGGCTACGTATGTTCAGCAGAGTATTGACTATTCAAAAGTTATATTTCCTGATCAGTATGATGACAATGGATTTATAGGAGGTACCTCCGAACCATTAAACTTATCGAAAAGAAATTATTTTGATTTCTCATCAGGTGGATTACTTTATTCTGAAGTATTCTGGTTTGGGTTTTCATACCACCACATAAACAGACCTCGCCAATCCTTTTTAGATGATAATACTAGACTGCCCGCTGAAATGAATTTTCATGCAGGAGCAAGAATACCGATAGCCGGTAGTCCTAGAGGAAGATCAACACGGATTGAATATAAAGAAAAAGCATTTATGCCATCTATTCTTTATAAGACTCAGGGAAAATTTGATCAATTGGATCTTGGTATAAATGTTTTGCTTGAACCAGTGCAGTTCGGGGTGTGGTACCGAGGACTTCCTGTAAAACGTTATGAGTCTGGCTTGACCAATGCAGAGGCTGTTATTGGGTTGATAGGGGTGGTAATTAATGGTTTTAGTTTTTGTTATAGCTATGACTATGTTGTATCAAGGCTTAACAAAAGAACTGGTGGGGCTCATGAAATTTCTTTGATCTACATATTTGGTGAAGGTGATCAAAAAGGAAAGAAGAAAACTAAATATAAAAGGCTACCATGCCCTTCGTTTTATAAGTTGTAG